The following coding sequences are from one Bifidobacterium sp. window:
- a CDS encoding metallophosphoesterase family protein has product MNSQLRFRKDGTFRVLQLADVQDGPEVSQDAIDLIEAAIEESDPDLVVLTGDQIRGYDPAYLATFRSRHDSVSGEDIPLGIRLESVINGGCDGSKSVPDPERALEDSRRKVLSTFQQFLAPIVSRGIPFAATYGNHDFQCGVSIDEQDDMYRSFTGCLNPVSQSGDGHHNNEDPLVCETGTFCLPISSSTGSQIAMGLMMVNSGDFAPQGGYGSPSAQAIEWLSNVEEAISAQSDTDSVPSLVFQHIPVPEYYRCLNKVSPFTWHAVEGYRAFSDACYTLNQEVCRPGGILGEGPCCSEENVGEFQQLQDTSGYFAMFSGHDHKNAFIGNIDGIDLGYAPTCGFCSYGPKASDRALRLLVFSEDDPAGYDSRLLTYGNLVARRPRHPLRVLVGEYMVSGMPSLRDMLRNPKIAVGVLVVAMSALKVWCRAWSHKRLPHRTSYKS; this is encoded by the coding sequence ATGAATAGCCAGCTTCGTTTCCGCAAGGATGGTACATTTCGTGTGCTGCAATTGGCTGATGTTCAGGACGGCCCGGAAGTCAGCCAGGATGCTATAGACCTCATCGAAGCGGCGATAGAAGAATCTGATCCTGATTTGGTGGTGTTAACCGGAGACCAGATACGTGGGTACGACCCTGCATATCTGGCAACCTTTCGTTCACGACATGACAGTGTATCTGGTGAGGATATTCCGCTTGGTATTCGTTTAGAAAGTGTAATCAATGGTGGGTGTGACGGTTCTAAGTCTGTCCCAGATCCCGAACGCGCACTAGAAGATTCTCGTCGTAAGGTGCTCTCCACATTTCAGCAGTTTTTAGCGCCGATAGTTTCGCGTGGAATCCCATTTGCTGCGACCTATGGGAATCATGATTTTCAATGCGGTGTCAGTATTGATGAGCAAGATGACATGTATCGATCTTTCACAGGCTGCTTGAATCCTGTGTCTCAATCTGGCGATGGTCACCACAACAATGAAGATCCTTTGGTGTGCGAAACAGGTACGTTCTGCCTACCGATTTCTTCTAGCACAGGTTCCCAAATCGCCATGGGATTAATGATGGTCAATTCGGGTGACTTTGCGCCTCAAGGAGGATACGGATCTCCAAGTGCACAAGCGATTGAATGGTTGAGCAACGTTGAAGAGGCGATCAGTGCACAGAGCGACACAGACTCAGTCCCATCGCTAGTATTTCAACACATTCCTGTACCGGAATATTATCGCTGCCTCAACAAAGTTTCGCCCTTTACGTGGCATGCTGTCGAAGGCTACAGGGCATTTTCTGATGCTTGTTACACGCTAAATCAAGAAGTTTGTAGGCCAGGCGGAATTCTGGGTGAAGGTCCATGCTGTTCCGAAGAGAATGTGGGGGAGTTCCAACAGTTGCAAGACACATCTGGATACTTTGCGATGTTCTCTGGGCATGATCATAAAAATGCATTTATTGGCAACATTGATGGTATCGATTTAGGATACGCTCCGACTTGCGGATTCTGTTCTTATGGTCCCAAAGCCTCTGATAGAGCCTTGCGGTTGCTTGTATTCAGTGAAGATGACCCTGCTGGGTATGACAGCAGACTGTTAACCTACGGTAATTTAGTGGCGCGCCGCCCACGACATCCTCTCAGAGTGCTGGTTGGTGAGTACATGGTTTCAGGTATGCCCAGCCTCAGAGATATGTTACGTAATCCGAAAATAGCTGTTGGAGTATTAGTTGTTGCGATGTCAGCGCTCAAGGTGTGGTGCAGAGCATGGAGTCATAAACGCTTGCCGCATCGGACTAGCTATAAGTCATAA
- a CDS encoding phosphotransferase enzyme family protein, producing the protein MSEVLRVIDEPAQSVSLNAFNNLKKGDPAPYWLFRGICACWGLDGARTSLDLITVSENATFVLRIDGNDEGVVRVSQPGYVGGPEAVASEILWLNALHDVDGVNLINPVPTIRGTFVGTVRDGNGVGWTVISTKFVTGTVLEDMENPAPYYTTIGAWAAKFHQHSRSWNKPMGFKRFNWDISDMVGPSPRWGRWENAKLNNEERAVCEQALWKAMDVVMKTPRTQQTWGLIHADLRPSNIIRDDDGTLTIIDFDDAGYSWYLYDYASSLSFIEHMPYAPELAKAWVKGYEQIAGTFSDNQLDVMSALSMIRRLQMLGWTTNHREDALPAELASTQASGSVICAQRYLQDSRWLLK; encoded by the coding sequence ATGTCAGAAGTTTTGCGTGTAATTGATGAACCGGCGCAATCCGTCAGTCTCAATGCATTCAACAATCTGAAAAAAGGTGATCCTGCGCCGTATTGGTTGTTTCGCGGTATTTGTGCTTGCTGGGGGCTTGATGGTGCCAGAACAAGTCTTGATTTGATTACCGTTTCAGAAAATGCGACTTTTGTGTTGCGCATAGATGGAAATGATGAGGGTGTGGTGAGAGTTTCCCAGCCAGGATATGTTGGCGGTCCAGAAGCTGTCGCTTCAGAAATTCTTTGGCTTAACGCGTTGCATGATGTTGATGGTGTGAACCTTATCAATCCAGTTCCAACCATACGCGGCACTTTTGTGGGTACAGTTCGCGACGGCAACGGCGTGGGTTGGACAGTCATCTCCACCAAATTCGTCACCGGTACTGTGCTGGAAGATATGGAGAATCCTGCACCGTACTACACCACAATTGGTGCGTGGGCGGCGAAATTCCATCAGCATTCGCGCTCATGGAATAAGCCGATGGGGTTCAAACGCTTCAACTGGGATATTTCCGATATGGTAGGTCCCTCGCCGCGATGGGGCCGGTGGGAAAACGCCAAACTTAACAATGAAGAGCGCGCTGTGTGTGAGCAGGCCTTGTGGAAAGCCATGGATGTGGTGATGAAAACGCCACGTACACAGCAGACGTGGGGCCTTATCCATGCTGACTTACGCCCCTCAAACATCATCCGAGATGATGATGGCACGCTAACCATCATTGACTTCGATGATGCGGGGTATAGCTGGTATCTCTACGATTACGCTTCATCTCTCAGTTTTATCGAACATATGCCATATGCGCCTGAGCTCGCCAAAGCTTGGGTTAAAGGCTATGAGCAGATTGCTGGAACATTTAGCGATAACCAACTCGATGTCATGTCGGCGCTCTCGATGATTCGCCGACTGCAAATGCTTGGTTGGACTACTAACCATCGCGAAGACGCATTACCTGCTGAACTCGCGAGTACTCAGGCCAGCGGTTCCGTGATTTGTGCTCAGCGATATTTGCAGGATTCACGATGGCTGCTCAAATAA
- a CDS encoding amino acid permease, whose amino-acid sequence MSTTVTQDTRKGLGGVTYVATDEEYFNKRQLKRTTGAFGLWAIGISAVISGDFSGWNGGIAQAGWGGMLIAALVVYTMYVLMLNAISEMASAMPHTGGAYSFARAAMGPWGGFFTGLAETIEYVMTAAVVVYFSSAYADAIVADLTGYSLDAHGLMWVWWLALYVIFVAINWAGAETSFKFAQIVSIAALAIVAIFGIGAFIAGKVDFSSLLNITPEAGGTSFLPFGIGAVFYAMPFAMWLFLGIEQLPLAAEEVREPERNIPKSSRLCIFTLGLSALIIVFLNPAVVGSKALAASDEPLLDGYRAILPGNIAAVLSAFALIGLLASVQGIMFAYGRNLYSLSRAGYYPAFLSLTGKKKTPYWGLIVGAVFGFAALFIVAYGGKGAGSVVLNIAVWGAVLAYLLQMISFVILRKRMPDIKRPFVSKFGVPGAVIAGLVSLVIFIAVLLNPDYRLAVYVMVVIYVIALIFFAAYGRKHLVLSPEEEFAASGGTAIYKTEE is encoded by the coding sequence ATGTCAACAACAGTGACTCAAGACACTAGAAAAGGTCTGGGTGGTGTCACATATGTGGCCACAGACGAAGAATATTTCAACAAAAGGCAGTTGAAACGCACCACAGGTGCATTCGGCCTGTGGGCAATTGGTATTTCAGCAGTTATTTCAGGAGATTTTTCTGGCTGGAACGGAGGTATCGCGCAGGCAGGTTGGGGCGGCATGCTCATAGCAGCGCTCGTGGTATACACCATGTATGTGCTGATGCTCAACGCGATTAGCGAGATGGCCTCTGCGATGCCTCATACAGGTGGTGCGTATTCTTTCGCACGTGCTGCAATGGGACCTTGGGGTGGTTTCTTCACTGGTCTAGCTGAAACTATCGAGTACGTGATGACCGCAGCAGTGGTGGTGTACTTCTCGTCAGCATATGCTGATGCGATTGTTGCTGATCTCACTGGTTATTCGTTGGACGCTCACGGATTGATGTGGGTTTGGTGGCTCGCCTTATATGTCATTTTTGTCGCTATTAATTGGGCAGGCGCTGAAACCTCGTTCAAATTTGCCCAGATTGTCTCCATCGCCGCTCTCGCTATCGTGGCCATTTTCGGTATTGGTGCTTTTATCGCTGGCAAGGTTGACTTCAGTAGTTTGTTGAACATCACACCTGAAGCAGGTGGCACGTCATTCCTACCCTTCGGCATCGGCGCAGTATTCTATGCAATGCCCTTTGCGATGTGGCTCTTCCTAGGTATCGAACAGCTCCCCTTAGCAGCCGAAGAAGTGCGTGAACCCGAGCGCAATATCCCCAAATCATCGCGCTTATGCATCTTTACACTCGGACTATCAGCATTAATCATCGTATTCCTCAACCCTGCCGTAGTAGGTTCGAAAGCGCTCGCTGCATCTGATGAACCGTTGCTTGACGGATATCGTGCAATCCTACCTGGCAATATTGCCGCAGTGCTGTCAGCCTTTGCACTTATTGGTCTTCTGGCATCGGTGCAGGGCATCATGTTTGCATATGGTCGCAACCTGTATTCGCTCTCGCGCGCAGGCTACTACCCAGCATTCCTATCACTGACCGGCAAGAAGAAGACACCGTATTGGGGACTCATTGTCGGAGCAGTCTTTGGCTTTGCAGCACTTTTCATCGTTGCTTACGGTGGTAAAGGTGCAGGTTCAGTGGTGTTGAATATCGCGGTATGGGGTGCTGTGCTGGCTTACCTGCTTCAGATGATTTCTTTTGTCATATTGCGTAAGCGGATGCCTGATATTAAGCGCCCATTTGTGAGTAAGTTTGGTGTCCCTGGGGCTGTGATTGCAGGTTTAGTGTCCTTAGTGATTTTCATTGCTGTGCTGCTGAATCCTGATTATCGTCTCGCAGTGTATGTAATGGTCGTTATCTACGTAATTGCACTGATATTCTTTGCAGCATACGGACGAAAGCATTTGGTGTTGTCTCCGGAAGAAGAATTTGCCGCCTCAGGAGGCACAGCAATTTATAAAACTGAGGAATAA
- a CDS encoding aspartate aminotransferase family protein — MAVRSTIMDTNSFRPGMEEGLDPETRKMAHEREVLGPAYRLFYRKPVHLVKGKGSHLWDADGVEYLDVYNNVASVGHCHPRVVEAITRQASMLNTHTRYLHENVLGYAEDILSTMPDEVNRIMFQCTGSEANDLAIRVAQTYTGGEGVIVTHEAYHGNSALTSKLSPALGTAQTLGLKMRMIPTPDTYRVDIDGTVAGECSAEVFGAWMAKELQKQVEDMQRHGIPFAAFLADSIFSSDGVYPGPVGYLKPVIDMVHKLGGVFIADEVQPGFTRTGDAFWGFQRHGVVPDLVTSGKPMANGLPTSLMAARSEVLEPFAGSIPYFNTFGGNPVCMAASQATLDVMRDEDTMGNAKKVGGIFMQALRGFQAEHPCIGDLRGTGLYIACEIVKPGTKEADQRTALDILETLRDNHVLTSVCGRYGNILKLRPPLVFSEDDVDWFSDAFAKTLQQLGL; from the coding sequence ATGGCAGTTCGCTCGACGATTATGGATACGAATAGCTTCCGTCCTGGCATGGAAGAAGGACTTGATCCCGAGACGCGAAAAATGGCGCATGAGCGGGAGGTTCTTGGACCTGCATACCGCTTGTTTTACCGTAAGCCTGTTCATCTGGTGAAGGGGAAGGGCAGCCACCTTTGGGATGCTGACGGTGTCGAATACCTGGATGTATACAATAATGTTGCATCCGTGGGGCATTGCCATCCGCGAGTAGTTGAAGCTATCACTCGCCAAGCGTCAATGTTGAATACTCACACACGGTATCTGCACGAGAATGTGCTCGGATATGCTGAGGATATTCTCTCGACGATGCCAGATGAAGTCAACCGTATTATGTTCCAGTGCACTGGTTCCGAGGCTAATGATTTAGCCATACGAGTTGCTCAAACATATACCGGTGGCGAAGGTGTTATCGTCACGCACGAGGCATATCACGGTAACTCGGCGCTGACTTCGAAACTGTCTCCTGCATTAGGCACGGCTCAGACACTCGGGTTGAAGATGCGCATGATTCCCACGCCTGACACTTATCGAGTCGATATTGATGGCACAGTCGCAGGGGAGTGCTCTGCAGAGGTATTTGGCGCTTGGATGGCTAAGGAATTACAGAAGCAAGTCGAAGATATGCAGCGTCATGGGATTCCTTTCGCCGCTTTTTTGGCAGACTCCATTTTCTCATCAGATGGTGTCTACCCTGGTCCAGTTGGTTACCTCAAGCCTGTGATTGATATGGTGCACAAGCTGGGTGGTGTATTTATTGCTGACGAAGTCCAGCCTGGTTTCACGCGCACTGGTGACGCCTTCTGGGGATTCCAGCGTCACGGTGTTGTTCCTGATTTGGTAACTTCAGGTAAGCCTATGGCCAATGGATTGCCAACTTCACTGATGGCGGCACGATCCGAAGTACTTGAGCCCTTTGCTGGATCAATCCCATACTTCAACACTTTCGGCGGCAATCCTGTGTGTATGGCTGCTTCACAAGCAACACTTGATGTGATGCGTGATGAAGACACCATGGGCAACGCCAAGAAGGTTGGTGGAATCTTCATGCAAGCATTACGTGGATTCCAAGCGGAACATCCCTGCATTGGTGATTTGCGAGGAACTGGCCTATATATTGCTTGCGAAATCGTTAAACCTGGAACTAAAGAAGCTGATCAGCGCACTGCGCTCGATATTCTCGAAACGCTCAGAGATAATCACGTACTAACCTCAGTGTGCGGTCGTTATGGCAACATTCTCAAACTGCGCCCCCCGCTGGTATTTAGCGAAGACGACGTGGATTGGTTCTCTGATGCATTTGCTAAGACCTTGCAACAATTAGGCTTGTAA
- a CDS encoding GntR family transcriptional regulator, with amino-acid sequence MGSSSEYSYSSAQSGESRLPRRAMRSDNIRLLRTLIQERELLPGERLGSEREIASQLGVTRADLRLALAALESSHEVLRRIGRGGGIIIADSRLERNINTVESLPIIARRQGLILKSDVVSAVIAPASPSDIRLLELNEYVSGDVKNIYDVTRLRHVDGSPLSLEISHLPCDLFPAFLTKDLTTSFYARFSEDYGIHPSVVDETLESIEATAQQADLLRVQEGTPLMRIRRVARTESGRPFERATDVYIASRMRFTMHHSGYVRLSATAPQQASKG; translated from the coding sequence ATGGGATCGTCATCAGAATACTCATATAGTTCAGCACAATCAGGGGAGAGCCGTCTGCCAAGACGAGCCATGCGCTCAGACAATATTCGTCTGTTGAGGACACTCATACAAGAGCGTGAATTGTTGCCAGGCGAACGTTTGGGCTCAGAACGAGAAATTGCCTCACAGTTAGGCGTGACGCGTGCTGATTTGCGACTTGCGCTCGCAGCTCTGGAATCCTCACATGAGGTACTTCGCCGGATTGGCAGGGGTGGGGGCATTATTATTGCCGACAGCCGCCTTGAACGAAATATTAATACAGTTGAATCTTTACCCATTATTGCCCGACGGCAAGGGCTCATTTTGAAGTCGGACGTGGTTTCAGCGGTGATTGCACCCGCTTCGCCCTCAGATATTCGACTGCTGGAGCTAAACGAATATGTATCAGGTGATGTAAAGAATATTTATGATGTCACACGATTGCGTCATGTAGATGGTTCGCCGCTGTCTTTGGAAATCAGCCATCTGCCCTGTGATTTGTTTCCAGCCTTTCTTACGAAAGATCTCACCACTTCGTTTTATGCGCGATTCTCTGAGGACTATGGAATCCACCCTTCTGTAGTTGATGAGACTTTGGAGTCTATCGAGGCAACAGCTCAACAGGCAGACTTGCTTCGCGTGCAAGAGGGAACTCCTTTAATGAGGATTCGCAGAGTAGCACGTACTGAGTCGGGTAGACCATTCGAGCGGGCAACCGATGTATATATCGCCTCGCGTATGCGATTTACTATGCATCACTCAGGGTATGTCCGGCTTTCCGCCACTGCTCCACAACAAGCATCCAAGGGCTGA
- a CDS encoding HAD family hydrolase — MSNVIFDFCGVLLDWRPQLTLEGQYPQGVIDMFFDPADPRGFDYYDRKSDEGWSQERILKEYEESHGPAVAWVFRTYFEHFQQSLHGMMPGMSTLLKELDAMGIHMWGLTNFTTEYVDAVREHFPEFALLRDIVISSEVSLAKPDPRIYKLAAQRFGVDIHSCIFVDDTQENVDAAQTIGMQAIHFTDAASLRAHLLSALQI, encoded by the coding sequence ATGAGCAATGTGATTTTCGACTTCTGCGGCGTGCTGCTTGACTGGCGGCCGCAGCTCACACTCGAGGGACAATACCCTCAAGGTGTAATCGATATGTTTTTCGATCCCGCCGACCCCCGAGGATTTGATTACTATGATCGAAAATCCGATGAAGGGTGGAGCCAGGAACGCATACTCAAGGAGTATGAAGAGTCGCATGGCCCAGCAGTAGCTTGGGTGTTTCGCACCTATTTTGAGCATTTTCAACAGTCCCTACATGGCATGATGCCTGGTATGAGTACGCTGCTGAAAGAACTTGATGCCATGGGAATACATATGTGGGGTCTGACAAATTTCACCACTGAATATGTCGATGCAGTTCGTGAGCATTTTCCGGAATTTGCGCTTCTTAGAGATATTGTTATTTCCTCTGAAGTGTCACTTGCCAAACCTGATCCACGTATCTACAAACTTGCAGCACAACGCTTTGGGGTAGACATACATTCATGCATATTCGTGGATGATACCCAGGAAAATGTTGACGCTGCGCAAACAATCGGTATGCAAGCCATCCATTTCACCGATGCTGCGTCTCTTCGCGCACATTTACTATCCGCACTGCAGATCTAA
- a CDS encoding LuxR C-terminal-related transcriptional regulator, whose translation MSDHTPSSVTAADSTIRVAVIDDHEMFRTGVISTLKPYFHIVAQAADVEGAEAMIAESTPDVVLLDVHVPGGAGGGGTEILLNAQALSPHSVFLALSVSDSPQDVGSVIRAGARGYVTKTISGDDLVSAIRQVHEGYAVFSPKLAGFVLSAFQGTVLNSGVDSEDEELNSLSAREQEVMRLIARGYTYKETAAELFISIKTVETHVSKVLRKLQLSNRNELTRWAADRRLV comes from the coding sequence TTGAGCGATCACACACCTAGCTCAGTGACAGCAGCTGATTCAACTATTCGTGTGGCAGTCATTGACGACCATGAGATGTTTCGTACTGGCGTAATTTCAACCCTGAAACCGTATTTTCATATTGTTGCTCAAGCTGCAGATGTTGAAGGTGCTGAAGCAATGATTGCTGAAAGTACACCCGATGTGGTGCTGTTAGACGTTCATGTGCCAGGAGGTGCAGGAGGCGGGGGCACCGAAATTCTTCTGAATGCTCAAGCACTCTCACCACATTCCGTATTTTTAGCATTATCAGTTTCGGATTCTCCTCAAGACGTGGGCTCAGTTATTCGAGCGGGCGCGAGAGGCTACGTGACCAAAACGATATCGGGAGATGACCTCGTGTCTGCTATCCGGCAAGTGCACGAGGGTTATGCAGTATTCTCACCTAAACTAGCTGGCTTCGTTCTCTCAGCGTTCCAAGGCACGGTGTTGAACTCTGGAGTGGACAGCGAAGATGAGGAGCTCAACAGTCTTTCTGCACGCGAGCAAGAGGTTATGCGTTTAATCGCGCGTGGCTATACCTACAAAGAAACCGCTGCTGAACTCTTCATATCCATCAAAACTGTGGAGACTCACGTTTCTAAGGTTTTGCGCAAGCTGCAACTGTCGAATCGCAATGAACTCACTCGTTGGGCCGCTGATCGACGCCTAGTGTGA
- a CDS encoding ATP-binding protein: MSADKALSGNNGGMPIASTPEPSSWQTKPHFSNASGHQPALLPAQAVLLRPKQGRIIAGVCQGISVHLGIRPWIVRLVALALVPFFGAGIVAYILLVICVPAGDPTQQNAQTHPQQELPLAKSNVSHLHDNAEPESPMDILHRTPQLLIGLAVGVLLLAFALLFASRGLPINIIVPLLLAACGIGLSWMRIDSEGNNLNVLIISIILMMASLVIYAFSTYTFNQASQMLMISALMLAGVTVALIPWANSLLRKLSTESALKEREEERADMTAHLHDGVLQTLALIQLHATEPSTVSTLARSQERSLRDWLYQDRTPADRSVSSGIRDIAASIEVDQGKAIEVVTVSDAQPCEQTEALLDATRQALLNAATHGGEPISVYAETHDGVIEVFVRDHGEGFDIDKIPEDRLGIRESIIGRLQRRGGTVDIVSRPQWGTEVRMRMPLTDKQEQAATDRKSSIHETTNVDSQEKSN; this comes from the coding sequence ATGTCAGCAGACAAGGCGTTATCGGGCAATAATGGCGGTATGCCAATTGCATCTACACCGGAACCCTCATCGTGGCAAACGAAGCCCCACTTCAGTAACGCTTCTGGTCATCAGCCAGCACTGTTACCTGCACAGGCAGTATTACTCAGGCCAAAACAAGGAAGAATTATTGCTGGTGTGTGCCAAGGCATCAGTGTGCACCTCGGAATTCGACCATGGATTGTCCGTCTCGTAGCTCTGGCCCTAGTTCCATTCTTTGGTGCTGGCATTGTTGCATACATTCTTCTCGTAATTTGCGTACCTGCAGGCGATCCAACGCAACAGAACGCTCAAACACATCCACAGCAAGAATTACCGCTGGCCAAAAGTAATGTTTCGCATTTGCATGACAATGCAGAACCTGAAAGTCCGATGGATATTCTGCACCGCACGCCTCAATTGTTGATAGGCCTCGCAGTCGGAGTACTGCTCTTAGCATTCGCTCTGTTATTTGCGTCACGAGGTCTACCGATTAATATCATCGTTCCCTTGTTATTAGCGGCATGCGGCATCGGTTTATCGTGGATGCGCATTGATAGCGAAGGCAATAATCTCAACGTCTTAATTATCAGCATCATATTAATGATGGCTTCACTGGTGATCTATGCATTCAGTACATATACCTTCAATCAAGCTTCGCAAATGCTCATGATTTCAGCGCTGATGCTGGCAGGAGTTACTGTTGCGCTAATTCCTTGGGCGAATTCGCTACTTCGCAAGCTCAGCACTGAAAGTGCTCTGAAGGAACGTGAAGAGGAACGCGCTGATATGACCGCGCATTTGCATGACGGAGTATTGCAAACGCTAGCGCTTATACAACTCCACGCCACCGAACCGTCAACTGTCTCCACCCTCGCCCGTTCTCAAGAACGCTCCCTGAGAGATTGGTTATATCAAGACAGAACACCAGCAGACCGCTCAGTGAGTTCAGGCATACGTGATATCGCAGCCAGCATTGAAGTTGATCAAGGCAAAGCTATTGAAGTGGTTACCGTCTCTGACGCTCAGCCTTGCGAACAGACTGAAGCCTTACTCGATGCCACTCGACAAGCACTGCTCAATGCTGCCACACACGGAGGCGAGCCAATTTCAGTGTATGCCGAAACGCACGATGGAGTCATTGAAGTGTTTGTGCGAGATCATGGCGAGGGTTTTGATATAGACAAGATCCCAGAAGACCGACTCGGCATACGCGAATCAATCATTGGCAGATTACAACGCAGGGGCGGTACTGTGGATATCGTGTCAAGACCTCAATGGGGCACAGAAGTACGTATGCGAATGCCGCTCACTGACAAACAGGAGCAGGCTGCAACGGATCGAAAATCCAGCATCCATGAGACCACTAACGTTGACAGTCAGGAGAAGAGCAATTGA
- a CDS encoding PspC domain-containing protein has translation MNNSQKNAPTPPSAESRFFAWVRNSGVERPDQRWIAGVSSGIATRLGWDVVLIRVLMVASVLCFGFGLALYGIMWFVIPDRRNNTILLEELIAGRWDWSCVGVFLCIGVTLMLPGAGFVVVAVACLALFVLMQWSRNNAGSYDSSPMSSTPPASPAPASPQASQSSQTTQTPPASTPYTPKPASATPPMWNSPAYSTSGPQQTAYAQPYAQPYAQPYTGMGKQYHPRTIFARRQSAGPIVVSAIVGVLLLSAAAMLISTVRGDYNIAQALKIAAIWSCASTVLLGLVIVLLGCMGRRSGGLIPFALISLILTAVLASISGAYGYAMSSSDYNTRGFEHVSVTYDVTMGSTPSDVQRYTKGLILDGSDNKRNDRTENRRNVSSSVATIDLSAYQRNNGTHTLTKVDGTTVKSGCPTGAVRLVVIETVAKVVMPKDCTYSISNNGGVMNSPSSIGGTFARVGGSGSLSLEQWFHAEDDGESTSAANDLDNPEINIDVSAMVNGELSVVYAQ, from the coding sequence ATGAATAATTCACAGAAGAACGCACCGACACCACCTAGTGCAGAATCGCGGTTTTTCGCATGGGTGCGCAATAGCGGTGTTGAACGTCCAGATCAGCGTTGGATAGCTGGAGTCAGTAGCGGTATCGCAACAAGGCTTGGATGGGATGTGGTGTTAATCCGAGTCCTGATGGTCGCTTCTGTGCTGTGTTTCGGATTCGGCCTCGCGTTATATGGCATTATGTGGTTCGTGATTCCGGACCGTCGAAATAACACCATTCTCTTAGAAGAGTTGATTGCTGGACGGTGGGATTGGAGTTGCGTAGGCGTATTTCTGTGCATCGGAGTGACGCTGATGCTCCCTGGTGCTGGATTCGTTGTGGTTGCCGTTGCATGTCTTGCATTGTTTGTGCTGATGCAGTGGAGCAGAAATAACGCTGGATCATATGATTCTTCACCGATGTCATCGACTCCGCCAGCATCACCGGCGCCAGCGTCACCGCAAGCTTCTCAGTCCTCGCAAACTACTCAAACGCCGCCGGCTTCGACTCCATATACTCCCAAACCGGCCTCAGCAACACCACCTATGTGGAACTCTCCGGCCTATTCGACTTCAGGGCCTCAACAAACTGCGTATGCTCAGCCGTATGCTCAGCCTTACGCTCAGCCATACACCGGTATGGGAAAGCAGTACCATCCCCGTACAATTTTTGCTCGACGACAATCCGCAGGTCCTATCGTGGTTAGCGCGATAGTCGGAGTGCTGCTGCTATCTGCCGCAGCTATGCTGATATCAACGGTACGAGGGGATTACAACATTGCTCAAGCGTTAAAAATTGCTGCAATATGGTCCTGCGCTAGCACTGTGCTTTTAGGACTGGTAATAGTGCTGCTAGGTTGCATGGGACGGCGTTCCGGCGGTTTGATTCCTTTTGCCCTAATCTCGCTGATTCTAACTGCAGTATTAGCAAGTATTTCAGGTGCTTATGGGTATGCAATGTCTTCTTCCGACTACAACACTCGTGGCTTTGAACATGTATCAGTCACATACGATGTCACCATGGGATCCACTCCTTCGGACGTGCAGCGATATACGAAGGGTCTCATCCTTGATGGCAGTGATAACAAGCGCAATGATCGCACCGAAAACCGCCGCAACGTTAGCAGCTCCGTGGCAACTATTGATCTGTCTGCATACCAACGGAATAACGGAACACATACACTCACCAAGGTTGACGGTACAACAGTAAAGTCAGGTTGCCCCACAGGGGCCGTCCGCCTTGTGGTAATAGAAACTGTTGCAAAGGTGGTGATGCCTAAAGATTGTACATATAGCATCAGCAATAACGGTGGAGTCATGAATTCGCCCAGCAGTATAGGTGGAACCTTCGCTCGAGTGGGTGGTTCTGGATCGTTGTCGCTAGAGCAGTGGTTTCATGCGGAGGATGATGGCGAATCAACATCAGCTGCCAATGACCTCGACAATCCTGAGATCAATATTGATGTTTCAGCGATGGTGAACGGCGAGCTTTCCGTAGTTTATGCGCAGTAG